One genomic region from Pseudoduganella lutea encodes:
- a CDS encoding ABC transporter ATP-binding protein translates to MSNFILETRNLTKEFKGFTAVNDVNLRVQRGHIHALIGPNGAGKTTCFNLLTKFLVPTSGQIFFNGKDITAAKPAGIARMGVIRSFQISAVFPHLTVLQNVRIGLQRQLGTTFHFWRSERSLDQLNARAMDLLAEVDLVQFADTITADMPYGRKRALEIATTLAMEPELMLLDEPTQGMGHEDVHRVTELIKKVSSGRTILMVEHNMSVVSGICDRISVLQRGAMLAEGSYAEVSKDPQVMEAYMGTEATELVGAH, encoded by the coding sequence ATGTCAAACTTCATCTTGGAAACAAGGAATTTGACCAAGGAATTCAAGGGTTTTACTGCTGTCAACGACGTGAATCTGCGCGTCCAGCGCGGCCATATTCACGCATTGATCGGCCCGAACGGTGCCGGCAAGACGACCTGCTTCAATTTGCTGACGAAGTTCCTGGTGCCGACGTCCGGTCAGATCTTCTTCAACGGCAAGGACATCACCGCGGCCAAGCCGGCCGGTATCGCCCGGATGGGCGTCATTCGCTCTTTCCAGATTTCCGCCGTGTTTCCCCACCTGACGGTGCTGCAGAACGTGCGCATCGGCTTGCAGCGCCAGTTGGGCACCACATTCCACTTCTGGCGCAGCGAACGTTCGCTCGACCAGCTGAATGCCCGCGCAATGGACCTGCTCGCCGAGGTCGATCTCGTGCAGTTCGCGGACACGATCACGGCGGACATGCCCTATGGCCGCAAGCGCGCGCTGGAGATCGCCACCACACTGGCGATGGAACCGGAATTGATGCTGCTCGACGAACCCACGCAGGGCATGGGGCATGAAGACGTCCACCGTGTTACCGAGCTGATCAAGAAAGTGTCCAGCGGTCGCACGATCCTCATGGTGGAACACAATATGAGCGTGGTGTCCGGCATCTGCGACCGTATCTCCGTGCTGCAGCGTGGCGCGATGCTGGCCGAAGGCAGTTATGCCGAAGTCTCGAAGGATCCCCAGGTGATGGAGGCGTACATGGGCACCGAAGCAACCGAACTGGTGGGAGCGCACTGA